TTTGGAGGTTATAGTAGTAAACTTAGATTTATAGTGTAACTTTCAGATTTGGAAGAGCAAAGTCATTACCTTAAATGACCCAAAGTCTCTGCCTTTGCACCTGTTTTAGTTACTTCCATATAGTTAACTTGGCTGGAAATTTGACAGTCTACGTCAGGTTTGCAGTTCATGTAATAGTATAGTTTGGCAGGAAGTACAATGTGATCTTCTCTTTGACATATGGATGATATTTTTGTGAGGAAAAGTATTAGTGGTTCCAGTGATGGTCAAATATATTTATAGGTTTCATGTCAACAGCACTTGACTTTCTGATTATGGAGCTAAGAGTCATCTAATTAGGAAATAGGTGATAGTTTTTAACTGTTATTAGCACTGTATATTCTGTATGTTTTTCCTGATTTGTAATTCCTTTGCCATATGTTGTAAATACTGATttctaaataacattttaaattaaactttaatgCAGCTGGAATTTCTTTTGATGAATGGTATGCAGTATGACTAAAActtaggtgggttttttttttcctccagtgggTAACCAGTTGTTCCAACGTTATTTGTTGAAATAACCCAATCTTCTAGTTTGAAATGACTTGTTTATCTTTATCATATCAATCTTCTAGTTTGAAATGACTTGTTTATCTTTATCATatctaatgtcttttttttaacatggatgtattgtatttacttatttacttattatatttacttatttttgtttacttgGGTTTATTGTAGAAttgtaatacattttaatatttgttaagaGTATGAGGAAAAACCTGTCCTCCCTTCTCAAATATCTTGGCAGTATTTGTGAATTCTTCCAGATGAATCTTCTGCAAGTTGGATTTGTATTAAATTTACACATTTTGAGAACATTCATATCTGTATAGTATGAAGTCTTCATGTAGGAATACATTTCTCTATCatgttttatgtttcatttttcagTAAAATTGTATGTTCTTATAAAGATTTCTAGGAAGGAACCACTGTACAGAGAGATATGTTGTATTTATCTCCGTTACAGGATTGAACTGCaaattttataatatagtttatgctttggaaataaacaaattcagtctATTTATCATATagtttaagtaatttaaatataaaggctgtgtgaatacatttaaattataCTCCCCAAATGAGAATCTCCTTGCAagagaaagggttttttttttctcttaaattacaGTCATGTATTGCTCCTAAACAAATAAGTAGGAGATTTGGCTTTGCTGGtaattgaaattatttatttttaaagaacttttaaaaaaatgtatgcttGTTgatgtgttccttattttctagaatgtttatattttgtatagaAGGCaaagaattaaaaccacaaatgTAATAAACTTATTAAATGTCCCTTTTCTCATGTTTCATTTTTATGGTAATGTCTAAAGTTGAACTTCAAAAAAATGTAATTCATATTTAAGTCTGCAATTTTAAACATTGTATTCTAAAAATGTACTGACCTAGATACTCTaactgaacttttttttctttttagttactCCAGAGGATCCACAGAACATAGGATGTTGCCACAAAATCTACCTCGTGTGTTACTCTCTTTCACTCATGAGTTGAACAACAGTTACAAATTTGAGCAAGGTATCTGCAGACTGTGTTGAAAAACTCTGAAGAACGTAATTAACACAGGATGACCTGCTAGTGATTCTAAGCCTAAAAAGATACTGCTCGTTAGTGAATGTGTCAATCTTGGTTCTGAATGCTGCAGATAACAGCAAGCAGAGTTTctcctttctttatttctgaagCATTCACTTGACCTTCCATCAGTAAGACTGACTTTTCTAATCTGTTCCTGGATATATTAATGGAATACAGTCATGTCCACTCAAGACGAGAAGCAGATCAATACTGAATATGCCGTGTCCTTGCTGGAACAGTTAAAACTGTTTTATGAACAGCAGTTGTTTACGGACATAGTGTTAATTGTCGAGGGCACTGAATTCCCTTGTCATAAGATGGTTCTTGCAACATGTAGTTCTTATTTTAGGTAAGTACTGTAATCTTGGTTAGTTTATAATTTCAAATGCAGAATGTTAGcttgttttaatcttttaataggaattcttttaaacatttaaatttttttaaaagttaggtgTCTTAATGTTTTGCTTAAATTTTCTATTTGGGTGATATAGTGCTTGTCAAATCACCTCCTTGCGTGTGTAAGTAAGGGGCAGGCGAAAGAAGTTTTTACAAAGGATTAAATACAAGAAACTTGTTGAAATTAACTAAGGTAAAGTTTTAATGATGGGGAGGCAAAAAGGTTCAGAATACTGTTTTTtcattgaaagagaaagaaaaacaaatgggctGATTTTcacttttaagattttaaaatgttaaatttagaAAACAGTCATTGTTTATAAATTTAAGAGTTACAGGAGGCTTAATAATAACTTTTAGAAGATAATTGGTACTGTTTAGACATGTTAaggacttttatttcctttgcaaaAATGAGTTTCTTTTCTCACTCTTGGTTTCTTCATCATTTGTGCTATTGTTTTAGCTGTACCAGACTCCTTGCCAGATTGAAATAGTTAATAATGTTTTTGTTCTCTATGCCTCAGAATTTATAAGTTGATTTAGTTATTTGTTTGctaattacaaataaataaagcttaactttacatttttatgatCTTTTGcaacttttaatctttttaaggTAGGTTTCCCTTTATTATGTGTTTCATGAGAGGAAAAGAATTAAGGCGTAGAAATTCCTATATTTGGTCTCTGCCCTTAGATTgaatttttacttaatatttgaaAGGGACAGGGAGAataaagatgaatgaaatgtGGACCAGTATATTCCTGCTACAAATCTTAGCTGGCATAAGTGGAGATCAGCAATGAAAGTTATTTTCTGCTGCTCCTTAGTGGCAGCTGTAGACAGGACAAGTTTAATCTTGACTTTTCAAGGCCTACATACACGAAGGTGTAGAAATTTAACATTCCTTAGTATAACACATCTCATGATGATTATAGAAGCTAAGGCCCAAATGTCAGTTGCCTTGCTCTGCCTGCCATTGTTTCAGGTTTAGCTGTGGATATTTCATGCAATTTCAGACATTGATTTTCTTATCTTAGGAAGCTTAGCATATTTGCAAACAGTGGTTCTAGAGAATCTAATGGATCTAGAGGATGCTCAGAATCCTCTTGTGCTTCTACAAATAGAGATTCTTGGATTTCAAACCTAGAAATTatgattcagtgggtctgagtTAGAGTTTCAGGATTTGTATGTTTAAGAGCTTCCCAGATGATTGTGATggtcaggtttttttgtttgtttttgttttttcatatttattgactTAGTAGATGGTGTTAGAAATTCAAGGTTATAGATTCAATCAAACCTGGGTCCATTAGTTCTCCCTTTTTAATGGTTATTAATTACAAATTGATTATCCATTATTGGAATGAGCTATATGCTTTAGTTGTGGATTTTCAGATTGATATTTGTAATCATAGAGTAGAATCTTTTGTGGTAATATTTTAGCAGTCATCTTGTGTAACTTTTAAACCTATGCAGAAAGTCTGTCTCCATATTTTCTGAATTGTCATCATCTTTATCAGGAAGTAACATGTGGGTTTATGGGTTAGGTATCttacccttttttctttctcgCTAAGTCTGTTTTTTATTGTATAGATAACACACTATTCTTTAAATTCTCTAGCCATGAggttattatttatctttaattGGGTTGGAATTGGTTTTCCTGAAGACCAAGAAGTTTAAGTATTTCATTAATGTTACAATCTTAAAAACAACACATTCTCTTTAAGGCTGCTGTTATTAACTTATCACTAGCTAGTTCCCTTCTTTAGCATCCTTGGTGTTCTGAGAGAATATATTCTCCCTAAAGCAAATCAGATACTAAGAAGTAGAAATAATAGTAGAAAGAGTAGTCCTATCCATGTTTGGGCTTAAAGCCATCCATCTTTAAAGTCCTGTGTCTGGGCCAGTTTCATAATCCACAAGATGAAGAcacttatatattaatttttgctCCCATATATATCTTTTCTCTGGACTGGGTAGATTATTGTTACTGTATATTCCCACAATAATAACCTGATTTTCTCCCAAGTGTTCTTCAACTGGATTCTGCTTTCAGGTTTGTAGATTTTGGTATCCTTACATATAATGTTGCTATCAATCTTTATCATTAGAAATTTACTATTAGAAATTTTGCCTTTTGAAATAGATACATTCCTCCTTTGTAGTTTACCAGTTCCATCCCACTAAGAATcaaaagaatttctaaaaattcAGAGAATCTCTGAAATGGTAGTTTCTTCTTCTTGGTGACATATACACTTCATTTTAGACCCTAAATGAAGGGGATTACTTGAGAATTACTCAACACCTCTTCCACTATGGTAATTTAGCCTCCTATAATATTATGCAATTCAGTATttactctttctttaaaaagtccgtttaaaatttttataatcaaGTTGGCTAGGCTTCTACTAATCTTTGGTCTTCAGGAAGCATAGTTCCTTCACAGAAGTCCATCATTCTGGTGTCATAAACCATAGTCTAGAATAACCAGTCTCAGTGTCATCTGTATAGTCAGCTGTTCCCTTGCCCTACTTCCTCTTCCAAAGTTAACTACCTTCTACTGGCACAGACAGAAAGGCACATGACCCCTAAATCTTCCATTTTTACTCAGAGCTCCTATAGTTCTTTTCAGGTTGCTTTTGTTATTTCCCATTCTCCCGTGTCACACAAGTGAAGCCAGTAGCAATTGgtgtttttattagtttcttgtCACATCTTGGGTATTTTTCAACAGCACTTCCTAATCTCTGTTACTTGGTTGGGTTTATTTATGGCCATGTATTCTTTGGGAGGAAGTTATCAACCACCCTGATTGATGTTTTTGCCACTCTTCCATTCCCTAACTGCCTGAAGTTTAGTTGCTGTTCTTACTGCTCATTCTGAGCTACACTAGAAATCACCAGTGCCTTCCTAATTGCTTTTGCAATGTTTGTTATCCTTGACTCTACAGTTTTTGACACCCTACCTCTCTTGCCCTGAGTAGCATTGTACTGACTGgcttgttcttatttctctgaaGAATGTTTCTCAACGTTCtgtcattctttcttcttctaattGAACTCTACCTCAGGTTGGTCATTGGGATTCTGGGTGGGTTTCTTTTAGTCTCCCTCAGATAACTTACTTGGCTTTAACACATGTCATTTTGTAGATAATTCAGTCTACTGCATTAATGCCTGACCTTCAAAGTTCCAGTTGTATTAAATACTTAACTGATTATTGTATTACTTGCATTTGACTCAGCTGCTCACACCTCAAattaaatatatctaaaatttaaCTCACCTTTTTTGCAAGATTAACTGTTTGCCTTGACCTTATAATTTTTCTCTCAATggttaacaatattttttttcaggtacTTACTTGAAAATAAACAGATAGCTTTGATTCTTTCCCTGTCTACTTCCTACTCTAGTCTATTCCGTACGTTCAGAAAATCACTGGATCTTGTTGGTTTTTTGTAAAAGCTTTTGTATCCATTTCTGCCACCCTAGCTCAGGTGGTTCTTACTTCTAATCTAGATTATTGCAGTAGCCTCAGAACCCTTTTTCCTATCTCCAGCCTTTGGCTCAGGTGGTTCTTACTTCTAATCTAGATTATTGCAGTAGCCTCAGAACCCTTTTTCCTATCTCCAGCCTTTGGCCCTTGAGGTCTGTCAGTACAAGATATTCAtcctagaatatattttattatgctaAGAAATCCATGCTGAAAACCCTTCAGTGAACCCTTCTTCACTATCTACAATAAAAAGCTCAGACtcgtatgtctgtgtgtgtgtgtgtggttttttttgggggggccatGCTGAGGGGCTTGCGGATCTTACCCCAACCAGGGATTTGAActcgggccccggcagtgaaagcactgggtcctaactactggactgccagggaattccctcctatatctcattttaaaatccctctgcgggacttccctggtggtccggtagttaagactctgtgctgtcCATGCAAGGGGCGCcagtttaatccctggtcggggaactgagaatCTCACATGCTGCGCGGCCAAAATAAAAGCCCTCTGTGATCTGACTGCCATTCATCTTTCCGATGTTTTGCATGAGCCCTTATGTTCAGCAGTGTCACTGGGAAAAACAGTTCTTATGTTCTACCCTTACTCactattttatccattttaaagcCTTTCTCATCTTCTTGTCCTTGAGGTTGCCCAGGCTAGTTCTTGTGCTACCCACTTATGATCACTATAGGCATTTCTGTACATGCAacaatattctttgttttttatacCTCTTCCATGTATATGGGCATTTTACTTTGTATTCTCCACAACACTAATTGCCTTTCCAGCATATTTTCCTGCATGTAATTTTTAGGAAACTTCTGCATATTTTTAGGAAATCATTTgagtaaatgaaaattttaatggCTTTATTGAGATCAAATTTACACACAATTAAatgaattttagtatatttaaagGGCTGTACAACCATCATTACAATTTAATttgaaacatttccatcactttgTGCCCATTTACAGTCACTCACTGTTCTTACCCATAGTcctaggtaaccactaatctCCCTTCTGCCTCTATATATTTGCTTTGGggggacatttcatataaatggaatcatacagtatgtggtcttttgtatctGCCttttttcactgagcataatgatTTTGAGGTTTGTGTTGTAGTACATATAATagagttcctttttattgctcaaTTCCTGTATGACTATAaggattaaattaattttgatgTTATCACTCAGAATGGCACAGTGGAATAGTTTGGTATATCTTTGGCACTGGATTATAATTTTCTATTGTCTCCCTTGAAAGCTTTCCCTATAAGTTGTCCATCAGCAAATACCCTAAATAAACATCCCATGttgtctagtttttctttttagcctTACATTTGTTTTCCCCATCTCTACTATAGGGCCATGTTCATGAGTGGACTAAGTGAAAGcaaacagacacacatacacctgAGGAATGTGGATTCAGCCACCTTACAGATAATAATAACGTACGCATACACGGGTAACCTGGCAATAAATGACAGCACTGTAGAACAACTTTATGAAACAGCTTGCTTCCTGCAGGTAAGCAGTTTTTTCGGTGTCTTATAGCTATGTAATTTTATTGCAGATTTTAGAAGGtaaaagttttcttctctttttcaaatatgtaaGGGAAAAACAATAGGATTTGATCAGCTAATAAACTTAGTTTTATGATGGGAACTTGACTAAAAAGATAGGTGAAAATTTCATATTAGTTTCATATTCTGCCTAATATACCACAGGATTTAGATTTCaagtaaaagaaatttttaacagCATTTGTTAAATTTAAGTGCTTCAGTTTTTTGGCTAAAAGCTTAGATGTGCTAATTTTTGATGGTATTTTCACAGAAAATGTCAAGATTCTCATCGAAGTTATcaaacataaatgtttataataggCTTGAGACCTTACTGAGCTATTAAGGAGaattatttaaactaaaacaaaaagtgatgattgatatatttacatatgatAAACTATTTCACTGTTTCCccttcaactttttttcttttttggccgtgccgcgtggcttgcgggatcttaattccccgaccagggatggaacctggggcccctgcagtataagtgcagaatcttaaccactgaaccaccagggaatgccccccttcaacatttcttttaattttaagaggaatataaaaatgttttcctcattttctccaaAGGGAGAAATAAAGTTTCTCCAAAGGGAGAGACTTTAAACTAAAGGTTAAATTCTGGGAGCACAGTTCATGATACCTAGTAGGTACTTGATAAATGTGTGCTGAATAAATGTGAATGACGCCAGTCGAATGCCAGTTTCTGGGTGTAACTCTGGGAACCAGAACTCAGTCTGTCCATGCCTTAAGTACCTGTCTTCCTTTTTAGTTCTGTATTCTTTCCCCCACCCTGCCCATAAATTGTGCAGTGTCCTTCTATACCTATAACTCTGGGGACACGGAAGCCATGGTAGCTTCCTGGTGCTTTAGAATGGAAGACATTCACATCCTAAATCCAAACCTAAAAGGGAGAAATACCTACTGTAAGAACTGTATTTCTTCCATAGCTTATATGTTTTCATTACCTCTTTTAATTTTTCAGCAATTCTAAAAGCACGTTTTTTTATAATTGCTAAAAAATTGaggaattttaagaaatttgGATTCCAGAACACTGTTATTATAGTGATACCtttccttataattttttctATCATGTTAATGAAACCTATGGGCATGTACTTGGCCAAATGCAAAACAGGACTCTGCCTCTGGGAGTAAGTTGCCCTGGCAAGCCCGGGAATGTGGCATTTTATGACTACCAACATGGCTTTTACTATTAGCCACATGAAATGATGTTTTTATATGCCAGATTCTGTACTAATGCTTTATATAGGTTCTCATCTAATCCTTAAAATAATCACTTGTAAGGAAGGATTTCCCCATCTTATACaggagaaagctgaggcttagaAGTAAAGCTACTTGTCTGATATTGTACAAGTGTTGACTGGCCAATCCAGGTTTTGAATCCAAGCAGCCTGACTTCTTATCACAAACTGCTTCTAGTCAATCACTGTGACATTGAATAAGTATAGTAGGTAGCACTTCTGACTCAACTGAGATCTACTGTTTCTTAAGAAACAACAAATCTAGGAAAGTTAGAGTGGCTAAGATGGGTCGTTTAAATGTAGGTAATTTGTAATTGCACATGAATATATTCTTTTGATTGGTTATCCTACTGCTTCACGTAAGAAAGGCGAATAATAACTACTGTTAGGCATTGTGTATGATTTTCTGCTTCTATATGACTGTCTTGTCCATGTTGAGAAAACCAGATTCCAGCTTCTCAACAGTAATCATTTCCTATACtgatttttacattgttttcattTGGTTCTCTCAATTACATGTTTTGCtaggctttaaaaaatacataacttaTGCATGAattaatttctttccctttccctttaatGCTGTTTAGGTTTTTAAGAGCCTATTTAATGTTATACTACTGACTCCTAAATAGGGCAGTTAAGTAGGCCACTGGACAAGAAGACGAAATGCAAAACTATGCATAGTCTTCTAATTTTATTATCACTGAAAGACATTATCTCTTAGCCCAAACgtgtatctaaaaataaaaactacagtatAGGGATCTGACTAATATACCTGTgtgttacataaaaataaaatttgtctaGCCTGCCTttaccagcctttttttttttttcccattttaggtAGAAGATGTGTTACAACGTTGTCgagaatatttaattaaaaagataaacgCAGAGAACTGTGTGCGATTGTTGAGTTTTGCTGATCTGTTCAGTTGTGAGGAATTAAAACAAAGTGCTAAAAGGATGGTGGAGCACAAGTTCACTGCTGTGTATCACCAGGAAGCTTTCATGCAGCTGTCACATGACTTACTGATAGACATTCTCAGTAGTGACAATTTGAAcgtagaaaaggaagagacagttCGTGAAGCTGCTATGCTGTGGCTAGAGTACAACACAGAATCACGATCCCAGTATTTGTCTTCAGTTCTTAGCCAAATCAGAATTGATGCACTTTCAGAAGTAACACAGAGAGCTTGGTTTCAAGGTCTGCCACCCAATGATAAGTCTGTAGTTGTTCAAGGTCTGTATAAGTCCATGCCCAAGTTTTTCAAACCAAGACTTGGAATGACTAAAGAAGAGATGATGATTTTCATTGAAGCATCTTCAGAAAATCCTTGTAGTCTTTACTCTTCTGTCTGTTACAGCCCCCAAGCAGAAAAAGTTTACAAGCTATGCAGCCCACCAGCTGATTTACATAAGGTTGGGACCGTTGTAACTCCCGATAATGACATCTATATAGCAGGTGGTCAAGTTCCtctgaaaaacacaaaaacaaatcacAGTAAAACAAGCAAACTTCAGACTGCCTTTAGAACTGTGAATTGCTTTTACTGGTTTGATGCACAGCAAAATACCTGGTTTCCAAAGACCCCGATGCTTTTTGTCCGCGTAAAGCCATCTTTGGTTTGCTGTGAAGGCTATATCTATGCAATTGGAGGAGACAGTGTAGGTGGAGAACTTAACCGGAGGACCGTAGAAAGATATGACACTGAGAAAGATGAATGGACAATGGTAAGCCCTTTGCCTTGTGCTTGGCAGTGGAGTGCAGCAGTTGTGGTTCATGACTGCATTTATGTGATGACACTGAACCTCATGTATTGTTATTTTCCAAGGTCTGATTCATGGGTAGAAATGGCCATGAGACAGACGAGCAGGTCTTTTGCTTCAGCTGCAGCTTTCGGTGATAAAATTTTCTATATTGGAGGGTTGCACATTGCTACCAATTCTGGCATAAGACTCCCCTCTGGCACTGTAGATGGGTCTTCAGTAACTGTGGAAATCTATGATGTGAATAAAAATGAGTGGAAAATGGCAGCCAACATCCCTGCTAAGAGGTACTCAGATCCCTGTGTTAGAGCTGTTGTGATCTCaaattctctgtgtgtgtttatgcGAGAAACCCACTTAAATGAAAGAGCTAAATATGTCACTTACCAGTATGATCTGGAACTTGACCGGTGGTCTCTGCGGCAGCATATATCTGAACGTGTACTGTGGGACTTAGGGAGAGATTTTCGATGCACTGTGGGGAAACTTTATCCATCCTGCCTTGAAGAATCTCCATGGAAGCCACCAACTTATCTTTTTTCACCGGATGGAACAGAGGAGTTTGAACTGGATGGAGAAATGGTTGCACTACCATCTGTATAGTCAGGAGTTCAGGGAGTGCACGCCTGATCTATttgctttgtcattttctttgCTAAATGAGAGAGGCTATGAAAGGACTGAATATGAGTACATAAAAATCTAtctttgataaattttatttttatgcccTACTTAATATTTGCATCAGTATAATATATATCGGTGAGTCTTAAGAAAGATATGCTTCCATAATATGAAATAGATTATCCAATAACTGAGAAACTTTTATGTGTATCATGAGAGCATAAAAATCTGGATTATCTAACATTGTTAGCCCTGTGTATGTACAGTTCCAAAAGTTCTCTTATTAAAGTAGTTTTCCTGTTCCTAGTGTGGTATATCGCAAATTATGCTGAggttattttattatatgtatttcaTTCCTGTGCTTCTGTTCTGAAGTCCTGGAATAGTTTTTTCGGTGTAGTTAATTGAGCTGCACTTAACACTAATGTCCATGTTGGTATAGAAATGTTGTCTAAATCCTATAGTTGAGGAAGATCTTCCATTTTATGGTATTGCACAGGGAAAGTATGACTGCAGGATCAGTCTAACTATTAGGTGCATGTATTCTCTCACTAACTTATACTTGTCTATCTAGAATACAGGTCTTCCAATCAGCTGGTCATTTACCAGGTGTGGACTTAAGTTGCTGGGCTTGCAATATGAATTGCTAGTCCCTCATTGTGCGGGTCTGTGTGGAGCTTTAATCAGTAAATGCCTCCACTTTCTGTATTACATTAACATTGGCTCATGCATATAACTACCTGCTGCTGTTGTATTTCTCCATCTTAAGATTTAGAGTGGGTTAACCAGGTCATTACATCTTAATTTAATAACAAACATTACTGTAGAGTGATTGTGTATAGATATTCGTTAGCTGTcagggtgtgtttttttttaacctgttgtGTGTGGGGGGTAGGATTAGAAAGGTGAACTGTTCAGGAATTCTCTGCACTAGTGGTGCAGAAGAGCAGATAACTAGTGCTGCTCTGGCATTAATCCCAGGAACCACTAGCAGTAGCGGGGTGCCGCCAATCTAACATGAGCACAGGTGCTTCATGACAAACATTACTAGCATGTTCAACTGCATAATGTTCTGGCACTGTATTTTGAATgacattaatttattaaataaattgtatatattcaatatctgtttttcttttgtgatgGGAATTGTGtgcttttagttttagttttatggGGTCAGCTTAGTTTGTTACAGgtgatttcttcagaattttgtttatatgttatttgtctgaTTTGAGCCTTACTGTAGGAACACAAATTACCTAAAAAGTAAGAGGGAAACCAGAgcctaatgttaaaaaaaaaagatttttagtaATTTGAATGGGCCTTGTCCTCTTTCACATATGGTTTTTTCTGCCTCAAACACTCTTCCCCTTTGACTGGTTAGCTCTCAGGTGATTATACATCCTAGTTTGTGCCTGTTTTCCCTTTCACTTTGAAAAGTGTCCCTGTTTGGATAGTAAATGATATGGTAACCCTGGTTGAATTCAGTTTACACTTCAGGTAACTTCCTCcaactgtcttaaaaaaaaaattctattgataCTACCATGAGTACCCTTTGTTTAAATCTcaactgtgggacttccctggtggtccagtggttaagactctgtgctcccaatgcaggggggcctgggttccatccctggtcagggaactagatcctgcatgctgcaactaaaaaaaaaaaaaaagatcctgcaagccacaactaagatccagtgcagccaaataaataaataaataattttttaaaatttttggaaaaaaagaataaatctcaATTGTACCCCATATTACCTAATACTCGTTAAACTATCTTATACTTATAGATTGTTTTCACCACTGCTGTGAGGGCAAGGGCTTGTGTCTACCCTATTTCTGCATCCTAGCAcagcatgcctggcacatagtaggcatgcAATAAAACCTGTATAAAGGCATGCATAGGTCACAAGGGGAATTTGAATTACAGTAAATCATTCACACCACTATTTCAGAATTGTAATTATTGGAGTATCTGACAGTATGGAAA
Above is a genomic segment from Balaenoptera acutorostrata chromosome 7, mBalAcu1.1, whole genome shotgun sequence containing:
- the KBTBD2 gene encoding kelch repeat and BTB domain-containing protein 2 isoform X2, whose translation is MFMSGLSESKQTHIHLRNVDSATLQIIITYAYTGNLAINDSTVEQLYETACFLQVEDVLQRCREYLIKKINAENCVRLLSFADLFSCEELKQSAKRMVEHKFTAVYHQEAFMQLSHDLLIDILSSDNLNVEKEETVREAAMLWLEYNTESRSQYLSSVLSQIRIDALSEVTQRAWFQGLPPNDKSVVVQGLYKSMPKFFKPRLGMTKEEMMIFIEASSENPCSLYSSVCYSPQAEKVYKLCSPPADLHKVGTVVTPDNDIYIAGGQVPLKNTKTNHSKTSKLQTAFRTVNCFYWFDAQQNTWFPKTPMLFVRVKPSLVCCEGYIYAIGGDSVGGELNRRTVERYDTEKDEWTMVSPLPCAWQWSAAVVVHDCIYVMTLNLMYCYFPRSDSWVEMAMRQTSRSFASAAAFGDKIFYIGGLHIATNSGIRLPSGTVDGSSVTVEIYDVNKNEWKMAANIPAKRYSDPCVRAVVISNSLCVFMRETHLNERAKYVTYQYDLELDRWSLRQHISERVLWDLGRDFRCTVGKLYPSCLEESPWKPPTYLFSPDGTEEFELDGEMVALPSV
- the KBTBD2 gene encoding kelch repeat and BTB domain-containing protein 2 isoform X1, translating into MSTQDEKQINTEYAVSLLEQLKLFYEQQLFTDIVLIVEGTEFPCHKMVLATCSSYFRAMFMSGLSESKQTHIHLRNVDSATLQIIITYAYTGNLAINDSTVEQLYETACFLQVEDVLQRCREYLIKKINAENCVRLLSFADLFSCEELKQSAKRMVEHKFTAVYHQEAFMQLSHDLLIDILSSDNLNVEKEETVREAAMLWLEYNTESRSQYLSSVLSQIRIDALSEVTQRAWFQGLPPNDKSVVVQGLYKSMPKFFKPRLGMTKEEMMIFIEASSENPCSLYSSVCYSPQAEKVYKLCSPPADLHKVGTVVTPDNDIYIAGGQVPLKNTKTNHSKTSKLQTAFRTVNCFYWFDAQQNTWFPKTPMLFVRVKPSLVCCEGYIYAIGGDSVGGELNRRTVERYDTEKDEWTMVSPLPCAWQWSAAVVVHDCIYVMTLNLMYCYFPRSDSWVEMAMRQTSRSFASAAAFGDKIFYIGGLHIATNSGIRLPSGTVDGSSVTVEIYDVNKNEWKMAANIPAKRYSDPCVRAVVISNSLCVFMRETHLNERAKYVTYQYDLELDRWSLRQHISERVLWDLGRDFRCTVGKLYPSCLEESPWKPPTYLFSPDGTEEFELDGEMVALPSV